The genome window GGATGCTGTTATTAAGGTTCAGTGTGGGATCCATGAGGTTTTCTCCCGGCAGCCCGTGTCAGGATTAGTGCAGCCCTGGCCCAGGAGGAAACAGCCTAATGAATACCAACTTGGAAACAGTGCTGTTGGCACATTATTTAAGCTTGTACATGCGTACaatcacacaccacacacacacacacacacacacacacacacacacacacacacacaggcctgtCATTGGGAACGGTCATGTGGAAAGATGACAAAGGTTTGCAAAGATAAACCAATAAGGCaccaagaaaaattattttcagccaATTTAGACAACATCAAAATGTGAGGAGGGAAATAATATAAGTTAAAGAGCCTTCCTAAAGTCTGGCCAACTGATTCACTAAGAGGTCACATTAGTTCCTTTAGACAACCTTCTAAATCTTCACCCCCAATCTATGAAGTGAGACAATGCTCAAAACTGAACTGTGAAAGGGGCATGTGACATTAAACTGAACCATAAATCCTCTCCAACTTCACAAAGCTATCTGTGAAGAAGTTGCTAGACTCCCCCCTGCAACACAAACACaacctttccttttatttgttttcatgagTATGGATTGTttgcataataaaaatacaaatcaggGGAAAACAGTGTGtgggatggaagtagagggtgaCCATAACTAGATCCAACCTCTCTCCcctgggtaggggtggggtggttgACAGTAGTAAGACTTGAGGGAAGCAGGTGGGCTTTATCtttgagggaagggagaggaagggcatgGGTGAGAACACAGACTGAAAACAAAGGGACACCGCTGAAAGTTGGTTCTGCAACCAGACCCCAAAAGGCATTACCTATATTGCCTCTCCTTGGCTGAGTATCCTTTGTCAGcagccttgtttttttttaaagtaaattggTTGTTCTTTTAGGCTTGGCATGTtgccaaaatgaaaaaagaatttttttaaatgaattaatccaCTTTCATCCATTTCATGCCGCAACTTTTAGATACACTGTGCATCATATCTGGATTCctccacaaagaaaaagaagtaagggGGACAAGGCAAATTAAGCACAATGACTGAAGGCAGCAGAACAATCTATGTACTTTCTGGGAAGACACACTAAATGAGGGAAAAGGTCAAGGTGATCACGAAAGGTCCTCATCTGAcgaaaaacagaagaaattggCCCTCAGACAGGGAATCTACTCCAAGGTTCTAAGAAGCAGCTTCTGAATAAGGGCAGGAATAAGATGTGCAAAAAGTTCTGTAGCTCTATGTACTAAGTTTTGTTGAATCTACTGAAATTTTAACTTGTGCATTTTTATAAACACAAAAGCTTTTGAGAGTCTGCAAAACTACAGTACCAGGCTTCTCCCTGCAGCAAAGTGTTTCAATTCACTATGGGAACTATGCATTTCTTTCCTTAATACCCATGAAGTGAACACTGACCTGGATTTAAATCTTACTTTTCCAACTTTGGTATAAATGAAGGACAAATGCCTAGACTCGTCATTTTCCTAGGGAgccattctaaaattttaattgtttttgcattttagCTTCCTAAATGTAGTCCCCACTCAACCCTGGTTACTGGTGTTTTGCTGGCCAATGCACTATCACCTCCTTCCCCAAGCTGTGGCCTCACACTCTTCATGAAGGAACAGTTAAACAGAttagaaaagcaaacagaattcTTTAATAGTAAAGaaacccgtgtgtgtgtgtgtgtgtgtgtgtgtgtgtgtgtgtgtgttcatatatAGGCTTTCGTATATGAATGGTTAAACAGATTTAGGAACACAAACAGAATTCTCTAATAGCAAAGTGCATGTGTATTTGCATGTGGATGCATGCAAGTGTGTGCTCATCAGGAAAAAAGTGTGTGctttctcagaggaaaaaaaaagagagagagagagagaaacagattgacgtgggggagagagaacagcTTTCCTCCTGCAATAGCAGGACCCTGatccatattttaaaagcttaCACAAGTGTATTATGGGTGTCATTTGTTTTGAGAGACTGCAGAAAGCCATGTTTTGCTGCTTTGGGAATATCTGGCTATTAAACTAGTCCAAAGTCCAGGGACACTTATTTTCCCTCATTGCTGCCAATGTTTGTTCACAGGtagccagcctccctccccccagttcAAGCACCCCATTCAAGGGTGGGTGTGGTTTCTTAATCACAGCTCTCCAGGAGAGGAggaataagaaaagcaaaaagactGTTTAACATGATAAaggaggtgggatgggggtggagcAGATAAGAGAAGTGTTGGAAATTTACTTAATTACTGGAGGTATATCCATTTTAGTCCTTACATCTAAAAAGCAGCCCCTTTAACAACTATCTCTAAGTACTTCCAGAAGAAGGGAGTGGGGGTTTACTTTTACCAAAATCAGaacacaagttcttttttttaaaaaaaattgggatcaCTGAAGCCTATTAAGAACCACCCACTCCTTCTCTGGCACAAAGCTGCCATTTTACCAGTCTAGAATTCAAGCTCAACCAATCACCATCCCTTAGGTTTTcacttttccaaatatttatacCGGCACTCTATAAGGCCACCTCTAACTTATTCAAGACAACACTGGGTGCTGTTAAGAATAAGAAGGATTACAAGCACTACAGAAAAGAAACCGAAGCTCGATAAATAAACAAAGCTAGGATGGCACACAAAATCGTTGAACACTCTCTAACCTTGTCACTTTGGGGAGGCCCTAACCACGTTATGCTCCCCCTCCTTGGCATGAATTGGGGTTTCCCCTAACTTAGGGACTATAAAGAGACAAGCAGCTCACCTTAAAGCATCTTGGACACTTTAAGCaatgaaaggagaaaacaagCTGAGAAAGCACACCCAACCACTTCCCAGTCATAGAAACCTAAACTTTcactgttcacattttttttttaaagacacaagtataggaaatatattttcccaattcAGACCACACAGTTCAAAGAAACCTGAACCAAGCGGAACTTCATTATAATGCCAACCTTAGGATTGTAAAGCCCCCAAAGCAAAGGTAAATTTTGTTGCCAAAATGCAACaaagtttaaaattaagaaaactacatataaattaaaaacagggttcccctaaaaaaaaaaaaaaaggtagtaagaAACACAAAATAGAATACACGTGAGCTGAGCCCCTTTGAGAAGTCCTGGGACAGGTGCTCCCTTGAAAGggcccctttcccctctctccaaGTTGCCCCAGGAGGGGGCATCAGCACCATGAAGGTAAACGGAAGTGAACTTGGCAAAGCTaccaaacaaaacaacccccccccccccccccccggcccttcTGGGCCTCGGCCTCCTACACGTGAGACAGGGACACCTGCTTGTGGtaggcggcggccgcggcggcggctgTGGGGGGGCCCGGCGGCCCGGTCCTGCCCGTGAGCGCTGCGCTCGCCTCATAGTCCCCGGCGGCCGTCGCGCCGCCGCTCTTGTGGCCCCGCCGCGGGCGGCAGCAGCAGCGGCTCGTGAAGCGCCGCCACGACTCCACAGTCTTGCCGGACCAAATCCAGACGCCCGACGTGATGCCCACCACGAGGCACATGAAGTACTTGAGCATGAGCACCCAGTACTCGGGCTTAGCGCGCGGCTGGCCGGCGTCGGGGCCTGGGCACGCGCAGGTGAGCGCAGCCTCCCAGCTCTCGCGATAGTGCTGCTCGTACAGGTAGCAGGCCACCACGATGCTGGCCGGCACCGTATAGAGCAGCGTGAAGATACCGATGCGGATCATCAGCTTCTCCAGCTTGTCCGTCTTGGTGCCGCCCTGCTTGATGACGCTACGGATGCGGAAGAGCGACACGAAACCCGCCAGGAGGAAGAGGGTGCCCACCAGCAGGTAGAGCACCAGCGGGCCCAGCACGAAGCCGCGGAGCGAGTTCAGGTTCTGGTTGCCCACGTAGCAGATGCCGGCCACCGGGTCCCCGTCCACGGAGCTCAGTGCCAGCGCCGTGATGGACTTGACGCTGGGGATGAGCCACGCGGCCAGGTGGAAGTACTGTGCATAGCCCGCGATGGCCTCGTTGCCCCACTTCATTCCAGCTGCCAAGAACCAGGTGAGTGACAGGATGACCCACCAGATGGAGCTGGCCATCCCGAAGAAGTAGACCAGCAGGAAGACGACAGTGCACAGCGCAGGGCCTGTCGTCTCGTAGTGAATGTGGCTGTGCTCGCGGCTGCAGGCGACGCTGGCATGGCCCACCACCAGGCGCACCAGGAAGCCCAGCGACACGCACAAGTAGCAGGCGGACAGGAAGATGATGGGGCGCTCAGGGTAGCGGAAGCGTTCCATGTCTATCAGGAAGGTGGCCACCGTGGTGGAGGTGGAGATGAAGCACAGCACAGACCACAGGCCAATCCAGAAGGTGGCGAACGTGCGCTCGTCCGGGCTGAAGGAGGGCTGGTAGCAGGGCACCGCGCAGTTGGGCACCTGGCCCGTGCGCACCTTGTTGTAGAGCGGGTGCGACTCCTTCAGGATGGGCACGAAGGGCTCGCGGCACTTGCACACCGATGGGCCCCCGGCGGCGCACTCGCCCCCGGAGGCCGGGGCCCCCGCTGGGCCCGGGAGGGTGGGTTTGGCGGGGAAGGGCCTGGGGGGCGCCGTGGTGGCCTCGCTGCGGTTGTAATCCATGCACAGGACCTCGGCGTCGCGGCCCAGCACCGGGAGGCGGTCGCAGCTCATGCGCTCCGGCCAGGCGAAGCCGTACTGCCGCATGAGCGGCGAGCAGCCGGCCTTGGCGCGCTCGCACACCGAGCGGCAGGGCGGCAGCGGCTTGTGGTAGTCGGGCAGGCAGATGGGCGTATACATGGAGCACAGGAAGAAGCGCAGGTCCGGCGAGCAGTGGATCTCCACCAGCGGCCAGAACTGGTGCACCTCCAGGCCAGCCTCGTCCTGCGTGTCGTGGTTGAACTGGTTGGGCATGTGCGTCAGGTTGTAGCCGATGCCGCGGCACATGGGCACTGTGATTTCCTGGCACACGGGGGCCTTGGAGGCAGCCGCCGCCCGGCCGGCCAGCTGCgccaggagcagcagcagcagcgagGGCGGTGCGGACGGGTCAGGCCGAGCCatagccccctccctcccctcgccTTGCCTGCCGCAGCCCGCGCGGGGCCCACGCAGCCAGGGGAAACCGGGCGGCCTTTCCGCCGACTTGTGTGTGGCGCCTCGGCTGGCAAcctgttggtttctttttctcttaaattcgTCCAAAGATAAACTGTTTTGGGAAGGCGCTGCCTCCGCAGGCAGCGCTCAGCTCTTCGCCAGATAGGGTGGGGAGGGACGGTTAGGGCTCCGGTTCCAGGGAAAGTACTCTCTAAAAAAGAAGCTGGGGGAGAAGAAAAATTGCAACCACTCCCTATTAGAGGGGAGTCAACGACACAGTCCCCGCAAGCGCTCTCCAAATCTCTAAGTTaacctctctcccttccctcccctccacctccggGAACCAAACTACTGACTCCCAGCCCATcgccaccccccacctccctccacgcTGGGCCCTCCGGGCTGTACCCCGGGGTCGGAGAGCTCAGCCGCCCGGAAAAGGGCGGAGGAACCGGGAAAAGAACCGGGAGAAAGGGGCAGGCGCGGGCTCTCACCTTCGCGGATCCCGAGAGAAACAGATAGTCGGCAGCCAGCCTGGGTGCTCCGTCCCTGGGACACTCGCTCAGAAATGCGACTCAGAGACGGGCTGGCACCCGGAAAGTTTGACGATAGACTGGGTATCCGAGGCGCGGCACATGGCAGCAGGTGGGGCGTCTCAGAGAGGGGGTCGCACCCTGAGCGCGGCCGCCGCAGGCCGGTCACTCGCCCTCTCCTCCTCCGGGGCCCCCCGCATGATCCGAGCGGGGCAGAGCAGGAGCAGGCCGTGCGTTCCACCGGGGTCCGGGAGCCGGACGAAGGGCGAGCGCGCCTGGCAGCACCTGGGCGAGAGGAAGGCGGTGTGCGGCAGCCGGGGGATCCCGCTGCCTCACTGCACCGCGAGCAGCCGGCGCTGGCACCGCCGGGACTGCATGGTGCTAGCCCGCCGCCGCGTCCAGCCCGCTGCTCGCCTCCCCCCCTGCAGGGGGCTCCGCGCTCCAGCGGACTCCTGGGGGCGGTGGCGGCGCTCCCGGGACGCGCCCGGCTCGGCTCCTCCCCcgcgctctctcactctttcgCCCACCTCCCGCGGGTACAGAACGGCGCGCGCTCGGCGAGGGCAGCGGAGACTCGGACGCGGGCTGACTGGCCTGTCCCGCCCCGCCCGGGGTCACCTGCCTCTAAAGCCCGCCGggaggccccgccccttccccgccccctcgCGCTGGGGCTCGGTTGGTGGGCCGCCCCGCCACGTTCTCCGCGCGTCCCCGCCCACTGCCCCGCGGGCTCGGCCTCTCCCCCGGCGCCCTCCGGCCCCGCCCGGAGCGGGCCGCCGGGGAGCGCGGGCCAATAGCGGGCCGGAAAGCGATGGGGGCGGGGCGAATGCTAATCGCTCCTTCTCGAGACCCGGGGCGGGAAACCTTTGCTGGAAGTCCCTACCGAGTTCTCTGCGGGCGCTCACGGGTCCGGGGCTCACTTTCCCGTAATAGACTAGCTCATGAACCCTTGCTTCCAGAGCCCCTGCCAGGTCTCTCTGCAGCTAAAAATCCTTAGCTTTCAGCGCTTGTTTAAAAGAACTGCCCGAAGAATCATTCTTAACCGTGGCACCTGTCTCCGCTCTGCGCTGTCCTCATACCAGGTGAGCTCACGCTGAGAGAAGAGCGAAGGCTTATTgagcccctactgtgtgccagacagcGCGTTAATCGTTTATATCTTAATACAAGATCTCAGATCTTTACAGTTCTGTGAGACAGGTACTCCTTACAGGTGAAGGAACAAAGGTTTTGAAACTTGACCAAGGCAACCGAGCTAATACTTTCCCAAGAAAGCCGCAACATAGGCAATCTTCACCCCGGTATTCCGagcgcctggcacatagtaggcgctcAAATGGTAA of Halichoerus grypus chromosome 4, mHalGry1.hap1.1, whole genome shotgun sequence contains these proteins:
- the FZD5 gene encoding frizzled-5, whose amino-acid sequence is MARPDPSAPPSLLLLLLAQLAGRAAAASKAPVCQEITVPMCRGIGYNLTHMPNQFNHDTQDEAGLEVHQFWPLVEIHCSPDLRFFLCSMYTPICLPDYHKPLPPCRSVCERAKAGCSPLMRQYGFAWPERMSCDRLPVLGRDAEVLCMDYNRSEATTAPPRPFPAKPTLPGPAGAPASGGECAAGGPSVCKCREPFVPILKESHPLYNKVRTGQVPNCAVPCYQPSFSPDERTFATFWIGLWSVLCFISTSTTVATFLIDMERFRYPERPIIFLSACYLCVSLGFLVRLVVGHASVACSREHSHIHYETTGPALCTVVFLLVYFFGMASSIWWVILSLTWFLAAGMKWGNEAIAGYAQYFHLAAWLIPSVKSITALALSSVDGDPVAGICYVGNQNLNSLRGFVLGPLVLYLLVGTLFLLAGFVSLFRIRSVIKQGGTKTDKLEKLMIRIGIFTLLYTVPASIVVACYLYEQHYRESWEAALTCACPGPDAGQPRAKPEYWVLMLKYFMCLVVGITSGVWIWSGKTVESWRRFTSRCCCRPRRGHKSGGATAAGDYEASAALTGRTGPPGPPTAAAAAAAYHKQVSLSHV